A stretch of Paenibacillus sp. URB8-2 DNA encodes these proteins:
- the cysK gene encoding cysteine synthase A yields MSKVVNNVTELIGGTPLVRLNRIVPEGAAEVYVKLEYQNPGSSVKDRIAVSIVEEAEKEGRLKPGDTILEATSGNTGIGLAMVAAAKGYKAIIVMPETMSLERRNLLRAYGAELVLTPGSEGMNGAVKKAEAILAENPSYFVAEQFKNPANVKIHRETTGPEIVEAIDSIGGSLDAFIAGIGTGGTITGAGEVLKEKYPDIKIYAVEPAASPILAGGKPGPHKIQGIGANFIPDILNQNVYDEIIHIENDEAFETARRVAKEEGILSGISSGAAIFAAIKIAKELGAGKRVVAIVPSNGERYLSTPLYNYEA; encoded by the coding sequence ATGTCTAAAGTGGTCAATAATGTAACCGAGCTTATTGGAGGAACTCCGCTTGTACGCTTGAACCGGATTGTGCCGGAAGGCGCAGCGGAAGTTTATGTGAAGCTCGAATACCAGAATCCGGGTTCCAGCGTTAAGGACCGTATTGCAGTCAGCATTGTGGAAGAAGCCGAGAAGGAAGGCCGCCTGAAACCGGGAGATACGATTTTGGAAGCGACCAGCGGCAATACGGGTATCGGTCTGGCAATGGTAGCTGCGGCTAAAGGATACAAAGCTATTATCGTTATGCCTGAGACGATGAGCTTGGAGCGTCGCAACCTGCTTCGCGCTTATGGCGCGGAATTGGTTCTGACTCCGGGATCGGAAGGCATGAACGGCGCGGTCAAGAAAGCCGAAGCCATTCTGGCCGAGAATCCTAGCTACTTTGTTGCCGAGCAGTTCAAGAATCCGGCCAACGTGAAGATTCACCGTGAAACGACGGGACCGGAAATCGTGGAAGCGATCGATTCGATCGGTGGATCGCTGGACGCTTTTATTGCGGGTATCGGTACAGGCGGAACGATCACCGGCGCCGGCGAAGTGCTGAAGGAGAAATATCCGGACATTAAGATCTATGCGGTAGAGCCTGCGGCTTCGCCAATTCTTGCGGGCGGCAAACCGGGCCCTCACAAAATTCAGGGCATCGGAGCCAACTTCATTCCTGACATTCTGAACCAAAATGTTTACGATGAAATCATTCATATAGAAAATGATGAAGCTTTTGAAACGGCGCGCCGTGTAGCGAAGGAAGAGGGCATTCTGTCCGGTATATCTTCGGGAGCCGCTATTTTCGCAGCAATCAAAATCGCCAAAGAACTGGGCGCTGGCAAACGTGTCGTTGCGATCGTTCCAAGTAACGGCGAACGTTACCTCAGCACGCCGCTGTACAACTACGAAGCTTAA